The Paracoccus liaowanqingii DNA segment GGCGGGATCCACCGCAAAGAAACCCAGATCCGCCTGGCCTTCCGAAATCAACGCAACCGAGGCCGCGGCATTCGGAACAGTTAGAAGCTCCAATGGCAGACTACGGTCGGCGGCAAATTCACGGGCCATATCGACCGAGATCCCGGCGGGTCGCCCATCCTCGGCCGATCGTGTGAGGATCGCATTTCCCGTGTTGATCACAACACGCAGGGTTCCTGTCGGAGCGAAGAGTGCGTTCAGCCCGTCACCGGTCATGGCCCTACTCCAGCATGGGCGCTCTGGATCGAATCCACAATGCGAGCGGCAAAGGCCGCGGTTCCGAGGGGCCCTCCCATATCGCCTGTACGCCATTCCGGTACGGCGATGACGCGCGCCACGGAGGTCTCGATCAGGGTAGCGGCTGCGTCTAGTTGAGGATCGGCCTGACGCTGGCCCAGCCAGCGCAGCAACATGGCAGTCGAATTAATCAGCGAAGCCGGGTTCGCCCGATCCTGCCCTGCAATCGAAGGTGCCGATCCATGTTGCGCCTGTGCCATGGCATGTCCTGCCCCCGCGTTCAAAGAGGCTGCAAGGCCGATACTGCCTGCGATCTCGGTCGCTTGGTCAGAGAGAATGTCGCCGAACATATTGGTGGTCACAATGGTGTCGAACGCCGAGGCATCGCGCACCAGCAGCGCGGCCATGGCATCGACCAGCACCTCCTCGACCGTGATATCGGGATAAGCCTTGGCGACTGCCCGGGTACACGACAGAAACAGCCCGTCGCTGACGCGCAGGACATTGGCCTTGTGGACGACGGTCAGCCTGCCGCTGCGCTCCCGGGCGATCTGAAAGCCCGCCTCGGCGATGCGCGTCGACCCCTGGCGGGTGACCTTGCGCATGGCAATGGCCACGTCCTCGGTGGGCATGAACTCTCCCGTGCCGGCGAACATCGTGCGGTCGGCGTAAAAGCCTTCGGTGTTTTCGCGCACGATGACCAGATCGACCGGAACGCCGCAGCGGGCCGGAAAGTCGGGATGCGACTTGGCGGGACGGATGTTGGCGAACAGGTCCAGGTGCTTGCGTAGATGCCCCGATGGGTTGATGCCGCCCTCGGTCGAAGGGGGATAGTCATTGTGCGAAACCGGGCCCAAGATCACACCGTCCGCGGCACGCGCACGGTCTAGCAGGTCGTCCGGAAAGGTCGTGCCCTGGGCTGCGAGGGGCCGCAACCCGACCTGCGCTTGGTCCAGCCGAAACTGCAGGCCCGTGCGGCCCTGAACCGCGTGCAGCACGTCCAGCGTGGCGGCGGTGATTTCGGAACTAATGCCGTCGCCATCTAGGACCAGCAGGGTGACAGGAGCGGATGGGCTCATGGGGAAT contains these protein-coding regions:
- a CDS encoding isocitrate/isopropylmalate dehydrogenase family protein; protein product: MSPSAPVTLLVLDGDGISSEITAATLDVLHAVQGRTGLQFRLDQAQVGLRPLAAQGTTFPDDLLDRARAADGVILGPVSHNDYPPSTEGGINPSGHLRKHLDLFANIRPAKSHPDFPARCGVPVDLVIVRENTEGFYADRTMFAGTGEFMPTEDVAIAMRKVTRQGSTRIAEAGFQIARERSGRLTVVHKANVLRVSDGLFLSCTRAVAKAYPDITVEEVLVDAMAALLVRDASAFDTIVTTNMFGDILSDQATEIAGSIGLAASLNAGAGHAMAQAQHGSAPSIAGQDRANPASLINSTAMLLRWLGQRQADPQLDAAATLIETSVARVIAVPEWRTGDMGGPLGTAAFAARIVDSIQSAHAGVGP